CGCCCCGCCGGGGCTAAGGCCGAGCAGGCACAGAGCGCTCAAGGCAGCGATCCAGCGCGCCATAGTCGAGTTCCTTCTGGTAAATAGGGTCCTTGGGATTGTCGTGGCAGACCAGGCACAGGTTGACGGCCAGCACTTTCTTCACTTCCGCCCCGTTCAAGGGCCGGGAATTCTCGCGGGTGATGGCGGAAAAAGCCTTTACCTTGCCGTCCTCCATCGTCAGGTAACCGTCCAGGGGCTTGCTGTCCGATTTTTCGCACAGCAGGGTTCCTTCGATGGTGGCACCCTCGATGACATGCTGGCCGAAGCCGAGGAAGGACGGATTGCCGTGACACTCGGCACAGCCGACGGCGCGGGTGCCCGTGTTGTGGCTGTAAAAGGGGGCGAAACGCAGCTGTTGGCGATCACCGAAGCGGGCCACGTACTCGTCCTTGCTCTTGCGGCCGTCCCGTTCGATGACGGTGACAAAGGTCTGGCAGCCTGGCGTCACCGGCGAGATCTTCCCGCGCTGGTTCAGGGCCAGAGGGAAGGGGTAGAGCATGCGGAAATCCTCCGTCTCCGTGAAGGCGCCGGGGGTGTCGTATCCTTTCACAAAATCGCGGGCGTTGCGGGTGAGGTCGTACTCGGTGTGGCAGCCGTAGCACTGCACCACCGTGCGCGAATGGCAGCTGTAGCATTCGAGGCGTTCGTGGCCGACGATGGTGTGCTCCGGCGTATCGGTGATGACCTTCGACTCGTGCAGTTTGCCGCTGCGTTTGCCCTGCAGCCAGATCTTGCCCTCCTGCTCGAAGACGTTGGCGTACTTGCGGCCCTTGGTTGTCAGTACCATGTTGGCGCCATAGGTCATGGGCAGCTTGTAGTTGCGCGATTCCACCAGGGCGCTGTCGTTCTCGCGGCTGATGGCTTCCAGCCGGGGATGCTCGTGGGCGCTGCCATGACAGTCTTCGCAGGCCGTCTCCGTCTGCAGATACATGTTTTCGTAGGCGTAGCCATCCCCCATGACATCGCGGGAGGTGTGGCAGTCGATGCAGTCCATGCCTTTGGCATGGTGGATGTCGGGAGCGATGCTGGTGACGTTGCGCACGCCACCGATGAGTTCAGGACCGGGAATGGCGTCGCGGGTGGGGACCAGGCTGTTGTTGCCGTCATTCTGCCCCTGGTAGGAGAGGGCGATGCGGCCACTGCGGTTATGGCAGCGGGCGCAGACTTTATTGTCGGGCAGGGAGGCCATTTCATGGCTGGCCGAATAGGGCCACTTGCCATGCACCGTCTCGTCGCCGCCCTGGTAGGTGGCGTTGTCGTTGTAGGGGAAATGACAGGCGGCGCAGCCCGAGCCATGGCTGCCGCTCCACACCTGGTTGGATTCTTGGCCGACATGGCAGAGGGAACAGAACTTGCGATAGAGTTCGCCAGAAAGATTGTCGAGTTCCCTCACCGAGCGCAGAGTCTGGGGTTCGCCCTTGGCGTCAAAAACCTCCTCCTGGCGGGTAGCGTACAACTGACCATCTACCCCTTCCCAGGTGAGCTGGGCGTTTTTGATGATGCCGGTGTTTGTATACATCAGGTTGGAGCGGACCCGCTTCAGTTGCCCCTCATGGCAGCCGCCGCAGCCCTTGTCCCAGACTTCCGGTGCGGCCGGATTCTTTTTGCCGAACATGCCCCGGTGGGCGGCATCCTTGTTGTCGGTGCCGGGGTCGCCGCCGTGACAGGTCGTGCAGGCGCCGTGGGTGGGTGAGGCGAGTTCCAGTCCCTGGTGGCAACTTTCGCAGCGGGACTCCTCTTCCTGGCTGGTGGTGCAGCCGGCGGCGAAGTATAGCAGGAGGGTGGCGAGAATCCAGTATGACAGACGACAGCGCAACGGCATAGGTTCAGAGATGATGGATGATGGTGATTTCAAAGGATGAAAGACTCCCGGTATCTTAACCGAAGTCGCTTTGGACAACCAGTAAAAAGGGCGGGGTAGAGGCGACGAATTTTATCGGAAAAAAAGCGGCTGACCGGATGTCTCAGCGGGAAGAATCCGGCCAGCCGCACATGGCAAGAGGTACCATTGTCAGGAGGGCTAAAGCCAGCGATTAGATGTCACTGACCTTCACCGTTTTGACCTCTTCCTTCCACAGGAAGGGATCGCTTTGCTTGTTGCCGTAAGGCAGATACCAGAGCTGTACTTTCAGCTCCATTTCCGTTTGCCCTGCGGGGAAGCGGATTTCAAAGTGTTCCTTGACTTTCTTGCCCGGGTGCAGCCCGGTGTCGGCAATGATGCCGCTCTTTTCGTAGGGGCCGCGGCCCATTTCGTCACCCCGCGCGAATTTCTGCGGGATAGGCATGTAGATCTTGTCCTGATTGAAAACTTCCTGACCATCCTTTGCTGTAGCGATTACCGACAGAACCAGTCGGTTGGGGGTCGGTCAGCCATCAGGGATGGCGTGGCCGGTGCGGTTGGTCATGGCTACGTCGAGCATGACCTGAGGCACTACATTACGGCCGTCACGCCAGTTCATGGGGATGGCATGTACTTCGAACTCCACGGCCCGATCGGCCATGCCTTTATCGCGGTAGCTCTGCATGTTGTGGCCGAGCCCGCTCTCTTCCATGTGACACTCCTGGCAGGTCTGGTCGCCGCCGCCGGCCACGTAGGACCAGAGATAGCTACCATAGGCCGTGGCGCACTGGGTGGGGTTGTCCAGTTCGAGGTTGGGGCCGAGACCGTGACACTGGCCACAGAGGATCGACTCCTTCATGATGGGGCTGGCCTTCATGACCGGAAAGTCGGCATCCATGTGCTCGCCGTCCACGTTGCCGTAGACCACCCCGGCCTGCGGATAGCCGTCGGCCCATTTGTGGGTGATGGCCATGCGGTTGTGGCAGACCAGGCAGTTGATGTTGAGTTTGAGCAGGGTTTCCTTCTTGGCCTCGAAGGTCTTCATGTCGTCTTCGGCGTAGGCGTTCATGAAGTCGTAGATGGTGCCGACGAATTCCTTGGCCACGGCGTCGGTGGCATCAGCCAGCTGGGGCAGGTGGCACTTGGCGCAGCCCATCAGGTGTTCGACCTCGACATCCTTGGGATCGGTGACGCCCGAATAGGCCCAGGACATGAAGCCGTTGGTAAAGGCCGTCTTGAAGGTGGCGGCGGTGCGGCCGGTGCCGTACACCGAGCGGGAGTGTGCCGACTGGGCCCACTCGTCGTGCGCCTCCTGGTGGCAGTCGACGCAGGAGCTCGAATCGTACATGTCGATCAGCTCCTGCAGGGTGTTCGCTTTGCCTTTTTTGGCGGCGATGGTGCCGTCCTTGCCGATGCCCGCTGCCTCGCTGGGGGAGGGGGCCAGGCCAAAGGTGGCAGCCGCCAGGAAAGCGAGACCCCAGATACTAAGGGTCCTTCCTGTCGCGTTCATATCCGTTCCATTTCATATTTATGGGGTTGATTGAAAAAACGGGGCAGGTCGGACTCTTTGAAGTCCAACCTGCCCTCAGGGTGGGAATTAGCAGCCCATCAGCATGTCTTTGCCTTTTTTAGGGGCGGCTTTCTTTTCACCTTTTTTCACTTCCACTTTGACGGCGTCGCCGACGCTTACGTCAGCCGCATCGCCTTTTTCCACTTCAATCGTGACAGTCTTGCCGCTGACGGCAGTGACTTTGCCTTTGAGTTCGGCTTCGCTGGCGAAGGCCACGCTGGCGGACATCAGAGCGATGACGGTCAGGGTCAAAAGTTTTTTCATGATGTTTCTCCTTTTCTCGCTTGGTGGTTAGAAGATTAATTGGAGCTGGGCGGTGAGGGTGTTGATATCCTCGGTTTTAACCCCGTTGATGGTGCCCTCAGTGTCAAAGTCAACCATAGAATACTCAACCGTCAACTTCAGGTCCTGGCCGCGCAGGTAGTAGTTGAAACCACCGGCGTAAGCGGTGACTTCCTGGTCGATGACGTAGTTCAGGGTGGCAAAAGACCAGTCTTCATAGCGGGCAAAGAGCTGCAGGGGCAGGTTGGGCAGCATGTAGCCGGCTTTGTAGTAAGAGCCGTTCTTTTCACCGTTAAGCCCGGTCAGGTTAGGATCGACGGGGTTGGTCTGGTAGGCGTCGTCGAGGTCATAGTCGACATAGGCGGCAGACAGGGTGAAAGTGCCGACATCCTCGACGGGATACTCGAAGAAGCCGTCCACGGTCCAGGCGGCGTAATCGACGGAACCAGTATTGGTACTGGCAACCTCGTACTCGACGTCCGGTTCAAACTGATAGGCGGCTCCCACAGTGAGCACCTTCTTCTCGCCCATGTAGGTGCCCTTGTAGCCGTAGCCTGTCTCCTTGTCGAACAGGGTCACGTGACCGCGAGCGCTGTAGCGCAGGTTCGACTTGGGAGAAGAATCGGAATCGTTGCGGCCGTTCATGGCGTCCAAACGGTACTGGAACATGCCATCAGCCAGGTTGCCCCACACGGCCACCCCTTTGTCGCGGGTGCTGACATAGGGGGCGCGGATAAAGTGGGAACGGTCGAGAGTCAGGGGGGCTTCGCAGGCTTCGAGGTTTTCACGAGTCAGGTTGTACTTGAATTTACCAACCCAGACATTGACCTGGTCGGTGAGCTTGAAGCGCATGACGGCGTCGAGAATCTGGAAGTTGGAGTTGCCGCCATCAGTGACATACAGCGGGCTGATGTTGTTGTCTTCGTTGAACTCGGTCTGCACATAGAGCCCGAAGTTGGAGCCGTAGGCCCCCATGAGAGCGAGGCGATTGCGGCGGAAGTTGAACTCGTTAGCCGACTCGTCATCCGCTTCGCCGGCGCCGGTGTCACGGTGGTTGAACTGAAACTGCCCTTTGTATTCAAGTTTCAGAAGGCCCTGCTCTTCCGGCCCAAAGGTCCAGACCGGTCCGGCAAATGCCGAACTGGCCAAGAGGGTCAGGCCCGAAACCAGCGCCGCGATAGTGCCAGTCTTTTTGAATATCATGCCGTTGCTCTCCTTTTGTAGGATGGCATCCCCCACCCCGGGTGGGGGATGAGTTCAGTTGTGAAATTTAGCAGCCGCCGCCCACCGGTGTGAACTGGTCGGGTGCACTGCCGCCTGTGCCGCCAGATGTAGGTGTACGATAGAGCTCGTCCGCATTCTCCACCTGGTTGGCGTCGGCAGAGCTGGGCAGCAGGTCGAGGGCTTCCTCGTCAGGGTTGAGTTTCTCCACGACCTTGATGTGATCCGCGTTGTAGTTGATGACATCCATATACGTGGCGTTGTCAACGGCCCAAAGGGAGCCAGACGGAAGTTCCCCGCCTTTGTCTGTATCAACCGTGGACAGTTTGCCCCACTGGCTCCAGGAGCCATCGTAGGTCATGACATCGACGTCCAGAATGGCGTCGAGGACGAAGAAACCAACGGAGGCGATATAGCCGGTGCGGCAGTAGGAGTAGATGGGGTTGCTGCCATCCGTAGAAGTGGTGATTCCCGCTTCGGTGAGCATGGCATCGATGACCTCTTTTGACCGGAAACGCAGATCGCCACCAGCGTAGTCGACGTTGAACTGGGTATAATTGAACGATTCGCCCCCATTGAGGGTGCCCTCGAAGACCACATAGTCGCCAGCAACGTCAGAGAAAACGCCAGCGGTCGACATGGTAGCGCTCTTGTCACCCCGCATGTCAACGGCGGTACCGCGGCCATCACGTAGGGCATCCATCAATTCGGCCAGGGAAACTCGGGTGTCATCCTGGAGATTAGCCAAGGCGGCAACACTCAGCGTGGAATCCGGCAGATCCATTGTCACATCGGTCAAGTCCGCCGCTGGCCAGGCGCCGTTAAAGCCGTTGAGGACCTTAATGCGCTCTTTAGGGAAACCCCAGTAACGGAAGAGAAAATACGCCCGGCTGGGGAAGTAGGTGGCGGTTTGGGACGAGGTGATGACAATGGTCGTGTTCTCGTCAATGCCGGTGGCCTGAATCATGGCGTCCATGCTGGCGCCATCAAGGACCATGTTGACTGCTGGTGCTGGGCCTTCCGTACGCGTCATGACGTGCTGAGCGGTGTCCCAAAGCTGTGCGCCAGGGATGTGGGCCTTTGCATAGTTGGCAGCGCTGGTGACATCCAGAAGGACAACACGCTCTGAACCAGCCGCCTTGTTGACAAGACCGGCGTCCATCCATCCGGCCAGTGTATCGGCGCTGATGAGGACCTCGTTCGTCGCGGTCAGAACCGGTGTGGTGAAGGTCACTGTGGCGGGTCCGGCAGCATAGAGGGCGTCAGCCTCTTCTACCTGGTTGGCCAAAGGGTTGACGTCGCTATCGTCGGTGTTGACGTCAGCGGTAAAGGGCGCATTGGCTTCAGCCGTCGCATCGAGCTGCAGGGTTTCAATTGTAAGAGGGGCGGGAATGTCGTTGTTGTAACTGTAGGCCCCTTCGCTAATGTCGAGATATTTGTCCGCTGCCCAAGGGGAGCCGTAGGGTAGTTCCCCGCCCACACTTTGAAGATCAGAGTATTTGCCAAGTTGGCTCCAAGATCCGTCATAGAGTTGGGCATCGGCGCCGAGCAGCGCGTCAACTGCGAAGAAAAGAGGGGTAGCCGAATAGCCGGTGGTGCAGTAAGCGGTGGTCTTCTTGTCGGCAGTCCAGCCTTTGGTGGCAAAGAGCGCCTTGATATCCTCAACCCCTTTAAATTTGCCACTCGCAAAGAGGTCCGCCTGGTTCAGGTATTGGCCGCCTTCAGGATGACCATCAAAAAGCACAACTGCACCGGAAGTAAGCTGCCCTCCGGTGGGTGCCGTGCCGAAGTAACCAGATGCCCCGTCGGCCGGAGCTTTGCCACGGGCGTCCAGCACCAGATTGGTGGTGGAAGTGGGTAGATCGGACAGAATGGTAATCAATTCACCTACCGAGGCACGAAGATCGGCATTGAAGCTTGGCAAATCCTTAACACTGTAAGTCGAGGCTACGGGAGTGGGGGCCTCGGTTGTCATCAATTCGGGGTAGGCCGTGGCAAAAGCGGTGTTGCCGCCATTAAGGAATTTGAGGCGTTCCTTGGGGAAGCCCCAGTAGCGGAAAACCCAGTAAGCGCGAGTGGCATAAAATGCTGGCGAAGAGGTCGTGAAAACAATGGTGCTATTTTCATTGATGCCAAGTTTTTGCATCAATGCATCCATTTGTGCCCCGGGCGGAGCAAGAGGGAAGGCATTGCTCACGCCTTCGAAGCGTAAAGCGTCCAGTTCCGCTTTGGCGACACGGCAGGCACCTTTGATGCGGTCGGGATCAGTGTTATCCATTTTGTACCCGCCGAAATCAAAGATAACGACGTTGGTGTCAAAGGTGCTGTCACTGTTGACCAGACCTTGATCCATCCAGCCTTTCAGGGTGACCGGTTCGATGAGTACGCTGGTAGCAGCCCCAGCGACAGGCGCATTGTCAGCCGTCTTGGGGGTGTCGTAGCTGTCGGAGCTGCAGCCACCCAGGCTCAGCGCCAGGGTCAGCAGCAGCGAGATGATCACACAGGCTTTGGTTTGAGTCTTCCTTAAGCTGTACCTAATCATTTTGCCTCCGATAAAAAATGTGTAGTGATTTGTTACTTGAATCACTTACGTTCGATGTCGGTCTGGCTGTCCTCCTTTCTTTGACCGGTCTGCTACGTTGATAGACGTCTGTTGTCCAGGTCGTTTTGTTTGGGGAATACTCCCTTTGCTGGGGTGACTTCCCCGTCTTTTGGAAAGTTTCGGATCGCCGCCCAGGCGTTCTCGATAATCAGGTCGCCGATTTGGGTCAGCGGTTGTTCCAGTACGCAGATCAGGCGCAATTCGGCGGCGCGCAGAATGACGCCAGTGTAGGCCGCGCCCAGAATGTAAACCTCGCCCGGTTTGATCTCGCCATCTTCAATCCCTTTTCGCACGATGGCCTGCACCCGCCGGAAGGGATCGGTGAAGCAGAGGGGCGGTTCGACCGATTTGAGATCGCCCTGGTTGATGAAGAGCATGTAGCCCATCATGTCGGGGTCGTTCTCGGTGATTTCGAAAATCAGCTGGGCAAAGACCGCGAGTTTTTCCTGGGCGGTCTCCTTGCCTGCCAGTCGGTGGTCGAATTCCTGGTAAAAGTCGTCCAGGGTCTTCTTGCGTATAAAACTGACCAGGTTTTCCTTACTGCCGAAGTGGTGATAGATCGCTCCCGTGCTGGTGCCCGAGGCCTTGACGATCATGGGTATGGAAACATGGTGAACGCCATTCTTGACAAAAAGACTGCGGGCTACCTTAACGATATGGTCATGCTTGACTTGTGGTTTGGGAAGGGTTGTAGCCACCTAAATAACTCCAGAAAGAATGTTCGTTCTGTTTTTCTCTGAGAGCACAATTTATGCCTAAGTCATGGTCAGCGGATAGGGGTGTGGGAGGTTAAAATATTTAAATATCCGCAAAATCAGCATGTTGCAGTGTTTTAATGTCTTGGCGTTTTTATCCCGGAATGGGCGGGATCGTGGTGCCGTCCCTACCGCGACTTCTCTGGGAAAGTGACGTTGGGGAAAGGTCGGCAGGGAGTGTGAGGTAAGCTTCCTCGCGGCTGGCCTTTTGGCTGAATTATACAGGTTAAATGACGTAGTCAAGTGTTGCTAACGTATCGAAATATAGGCATTTTTATTTATATGTGTATTTGTATTTAATGGATTTTCAGGCTCTGCTCGGGCCGAATTGGCGCTTGACAGGTTGGGCGGAAAAGGTATGATTTTGCCGTTGTGCAAAAAACGCATATCGGGGGTTGTCTTGACTGAATTCGAGGATGTAACCGGTGTCTTGCTGGCTGGTGGGCAAAGCCAGCGCATGGGGCGTGACAAGGCGACTCTGCCTGTTGGCGGGGTACCGCTTTACCGGCGCGCCCTGACGGTGCTGCGGGGCCTTTTCGCCCAAGTTCTGATCGCCGGCGATCGCCCTGATTTGGCCGACGAGGGCGTGACCTGCCACCGCGACATCTATCCCGGCAGCTCCCTCGGCGGTCTTTATACGGGGCTGCTGCGGGCCACCACACCCCACATTTTCGTGGCGGCCTGTGACATGCCCTCACCTGATCCGGCCCTTATCCGCACCCTGCTGTCCTGGCGCCGCGACTTCGACGTGGTGGTGCCGCGCACGCCGGCGGGGCTGGAACCCCTCTTCGCCTGCTACGGCAAAGGCTGCCTGGCGCCCATGGAAGAACTGCTGCGGCAGGGCCGTTACCGCATTTACGATTTTTACGATCAGGTGCGCGTCCGCTACGTGGAAGCGGACGAACTGCCGCCCGGCTGGCAGCAGGCCCTACGCAACGTCAATACCCCCGCCGACATGGCGACCATCAAGGAGGAACTCTCATGAACGTACCCGTTGTTTCGGTTGTGGCCAAAAGCGGAACCGGCAAGACAACCCTGCTGGAAAAACTCATCGCCGGCCTGAAGGGGCGCGGCTACCGGGTGGGGGCGCTCAAACACGATGCCCACCGCTTCGAGATGGACCACGAGGGCAAGGATTCCTGGCGCCTGACCCAGGCCGGCGCCGCTACCACCGTGATCACCTCGCCGGCCAAGATCGCCATGATCAAGATGAACCGCGATGCCCAGGAGCCGCCGCTGGAGGAGACGATTCAGCGGCTGTTCGCCGATGTGGACATCGTGCTGACCGAGGGCTTCAAGAAGAGCGCCATGCCCAAGATCGAGGTGCACCGCACCGCCCGCAGCGAACGTCTGCTCTGTCGGGATGAAGAGCACGATCCCACCCTGATCGCCGTGGCCTCCGACGCCGGACTGCAGCTGGATGTACCGGTCTTTCATATCGATGACGCCGAAGCGATCTGCGATTTCATCGAAGCGCGGTTTTTGCAGTGACCACGGTGCAGGCCCGTTCGAAAGTCTGGCTGGAAGTCGATGGCCAACCGCTTTTGGGAGATGGCCGCGAACGCCTGCTGCGCCTGGTGCATGAAACGGGTTCCATCAGTGCGGCGGCCCGGGCGATGGGCGTCTCTTACCGCAAAGCCTGGACCCAGCTGCAATGCATGGAGGACTTGCTGACCTGGCCGTTGCTGGTGCGGCAGAAGGGCGGGGCGCAGAAGGGGAAAACGTCCTTGACGCCCGCAGCCCTGGAGCTGCTGCAGCAGTTCGACGACCTCAAGCAAGGGGTGCGCGAGTTTGTCGATGCCCGCTACCGGGAGGTCTTCTGATGGGTCGTCTTCTGCTGCGGGTGCTGCTTGGCCTCGTCTTGATTCTGCCGGGGCGGCCGGCGGGGGCCGACGAACTGATGGTCTTTGCCGCCTCGTCCTTGACCGAGGCCTTTACGGACCTTGGCCGGCAGTATGCGCAGGCGCATCCTGGCACCCGGCTGGTCTTTCATTTCGCCGGCAGCCAGGCTTTGGCCGCCCAGATCAGCCAGGGGGCGGCCGTCGATGTCTTCGCCGCCGCGGACGACCAGGTCATGACACGCCTGCTGAAGCAGGGGCTGATCGAAACGCCCGCTTTCTTTGCCGGCAATAGTCTGGCGCTCATCGTCTCCCGGCAGGCCGTTCAACCGATACCGGACCTCAACTCGCTGGCCCGACCCGGCAATCTGCTCATCCTTGGTGCCCCTTCGGTACCCGTCGGCCGTTACACCCAGCGGCTGTTGGACCGCCTGGGGTCTGACCCGGCCTATGGGCCGGCCTTCGTGGAGGGAGTGCGCGGTAATCTGGTCAGCGAAGAGGCGAGCGTCAAAGGGGTGGCCACCAAGGTGGCGCTGGGTGAGGCCGATGCGGGGGTGGTCTATGTCTCGGACCTGACCCCCTATCTGCGGGAGCGGGTGCGGGTCATCCCCCTTCCTGAAGTTCATGTCCCCCCGGTGCGCTATCCCGTCGCCCTGGTGACTGATTCCTCCCGGAAGGTGTCGGCCCGGCGTTTCATCGATTATCTGCTCTCCCCCCAGGGGCAGCGGATTCTGGCCGCCCACGGCTTTTTACCGGCGAGGTAGGGGATGAAGGCATCCGAACCCAAGCAGGCGGGACCCTGGCAGCCGCTGGATTTTCCCCCTGAACACCCTGGACGAGGGCGTCGCACCGCCTGGCTGTTCAACGCGGTACTTTTTGTGGCGACGGCGCTGCTGGTGCTGCTGCTCCTTCTTCCCGTCGCTGCTCTGCTGCTGCACGTCACGCCGGCCCGCCTGCTGGCGCTGATGACCGCCGCCGACGTGGTCGCCGCCCTGCGGGTGACGCTGCTTTCTTCGGCTGCCTCGACGCTCCTGATCTTTCTGCTGGGGCTGCCGGTGGCCTACGCCATCTCCCGGTATTTCGGCCGGGGGCGTTTTCTGCTCGACAGCCTGCTGGAGCTGCCCATGGTCATGCCGCCCGTGGTAGCCGGTCTCGCCCTGCTGCTGGCTTTCGGCCGCCGGGGACTGGTCGGCGTCTGGCTGGCGGAGTTGGGCATTCAACTCCCCTTCACGCTGGCGGCGGTGGTGCTGGCCCAGGTCTTTTTGCTCACCCCCTATTTCGTCAAGCGGGCCGTCGTACTCTTCGACGGGGTCGACCGGCGCCTCGAAGAGGTCGCCACCCTGTTGGGGGCCGGTCCCTTCCGCACCTTCTTTGCCGTCAGCCTGCCTCTCTGTCGCCGTGGTCTGCTGGCCGAAGCGATTATGGCCCTGGCCCAGGGGATCGGCATGTTCGGGGCCGTCATCCTCTTTGCCGGCAATCTGCCGGGACGGACGCAGACCCTGTCCCTGGCTATCTACAGCACCTACGAGGGGAACCCGGAGAAGGCTTTTGCCCTCTCCGCCCTGCTGCTGGTCCTGTCCTGCCTCCTGTTGCTGGGCTTCCGTCTGCTGTCCCGGCCCTTGGCGCAGGAGGGCTGAGATGGCGATGCTGCGTTTCGATCTGACTTGCCCCTTGCGGGACTTCACCCTGCAGGCCGCCCTTGAGGTTCCCAGCGGCGTGACAGTGCTGATCGGCCCCAACGGCAGCGGCAAGAGCACCCTGCTTCGGCTGCTGGCTGGCCTGACGACGCCGGCCGCCGGGCAGGTACGCCTCGACGATCTCCTCCTT
The sequence above is a segment of the Desulfuromonas sp. KJ2020 genome. Coding sequences within it:
- the modA gene encoding molybdate ABC transporter substrate-binding protein, whose protein sequence is MGRLLLRVLLGLVLILPGRPAGADELMVFAASSLTEAFTDLGRQYAQAHPGTRLVFHFAGSQALAAQISQGAAVDVFAAADDQVMTRLLKQGLIETPAFFAGNSLALIVSRQAVQPIPDLNSLARPGNLLILGAPSVPVGRYTQRLLDRLGSDPAYGPAFVEGVRGNLVSEEASVKGVATKVALGEADAGVVYVSDLTPYLRERVRVIPLPEVHVPPVRYPVALVTDSSRKVSARRFIDYLLSPQGQRILAAHGFLPAR
- the modB gene encoding molybdate ABC transporter permease subunit — its product is MKASEPKQAGPWQPLDFPPEHPGRGRRTAWLFNAVLFVATALLVLLLLLPVAALLLHVTPARLLALMTAADVVAALRVTLLSSAASTLLIFLLGLPVAYAISRYFGRGRFLLDSLLELPMVMPPVVAGLALLLAFGRRGLVGVWLAELGIQLPFTLAAVVLAQVFLLTPYFVKRAVVLFDGVDRRLEEVATLLGAGPFRTFFAVSLPLCRRGLLAEAIMALAQGIGMFGAVILFAGNLPGRTQTLSLAIYSTYEGNPEKAFALSALLLVLSCLLLLGFRLLSRPLAQEG